Proteins encoded in a region of the Anopheles ziemanni chromosome 2, idAnoZiCoDA_A2_x.2, whole genome shotgun sequence genome:
- the LOC131281415 gene encoding CD63 antigen-like, with protein MPSLGISCVRYLVFFFNFLFAITGLVVIVTGAIIQSNYYHYSNFVGDNFWTAPIVLIVIGSIIFVVACFGCCGAAKESPCMIITFSILLGLVFLAEIGIGIAGYYKHEELGGILEKGFNKTLDSYATDKGAQEAWNLVQSEMMCCGIKGPEDWEPIYKNDTVPRACCHRMPVGVNKCTREYASTEGCFSKLSSYLGAKSLILAGIGIGLAIVQLIAVLLACCLYGSFRRQYETV; from the exons ATCACCGGCCTAGTCGTGATTGTTACGGGAGCCATCATTCAATCAAACTACTATCATTACTCGAACTTTGTCG GTGATAACTTCTGGACTGCCCCGATAGTGCTGATCGTGATCGGTTCCATCATCTTCGTGGTGGCATGTTTCGGATGTTGCGGTGCGGCAAAGGAAAGCCCATGCATGATCATCACG TTCTCCATCCTCCTAGGTCTGGTGTTTCTGGCTGAGATCGGCATCGGTATTGCCGGATACTACAAGCACGAGGAGCTGGGAGGAATTTTGGAGAAGGGCTTCAACAAGACGCTGGACAGCTACGCCACGGACAAGGGCGCCCAAGAGGCGTGGAATCTGGTGCAGTCGGAGATGATGTGCTGCGGTATCAAGGGCCCAGAGGACTGGGAGCCAATCTACAAGAACGACACCGTGCCGCGCGCCTGCTGCCATCGGATGCCGGTCGGTGTGAACAAGTGCACCCGGGAGTACGCGTCGACCGAGGGCTGCTTCTCGAAGCTGTCCAGCTATCTCGGCGCAAAGTCACTCATTCTGGCCGGCATCGGCATCGGATTGGCTATCGTACAG TTGATCGCCGTTCTGCTGGCATGCTGTCTGTACGGTTCCTTCCGGCGCCAATACGAAACGGTCTAA